The genomic DNA GAATACTCTGCGATGGGCGCGCAGTCGCATCTGTGGAACGTCCCGCGCCGCCGCTGGACACCAATAGTTCAAGACCATGGCTGGCAGAGAATGATCCCAGAGTTTCGGGCGGCCTGGGAACCGCTTGGGCCGGTTCGCAACACTCTGGTGCAGCGTTTCGGCTTGCCTCAAAACATGGTTGTACTGACTGGCGCGCATGACTCTTCCGCGAATTTCTTCCGGTATCTGGCTGCTCAGATTGCTGACTTTACACTTGTTTCCACGGGTACTTGGGTGGTTGCATTGTCGCGCGAAGCAGACATTGCAAGTCTTGATCAAACGCTCGGAACAACAATCAACGCCGATATGGATGGCGACCCGGTCGGAGGTGCATTGACGATGGGTGGGCGCGAATTCTCGGCCATAGCAGGACCAGACCCCGATAAACAGGCTGCCGATCGCAAGGTCTTGGAACGATTGATTAGTCGCGGAACCATGGCGATACCAAGTTTTGGAGAAAACGAAGGGCAGTTTCCCGGCTCGGCAAGGCAAGGGCATTTCGTTGGGGCACCTCCGGCAGACGAGTTAGAACGCAAAGCGCTGGCGGTGCTTCATTCGGCGTTGCTGACAGTGACCTGTTCTGATGTGTTGAACGGTGGGGACAGGCTTATTCTGGATGGGACCTTTCTGAATGAGCCGCTTTATGCGCCCATTGTTGCTGCTCTGCGCCCGGAACGTCGGACCGAAGCGTCACATGAAACGCATGGTGTTGTCGCCGGTGCGTTGCAACTGGCTTGCAAACACTCTGGATCTTCACCGCCACCTCTGGCGCTTGATCCGGTAACCCCTATTGTGATGCCTGGTCTGGCAGAATACGCGAAGCAGTGGCGCAAGGCCGCAAACGGACAAGGAGCCCGCCTCAATGACTGAACGAGAATTGCGCGAGCGCATGGTCGAGACATGCCTAAAAATGAATGCCACCGGAATTAATCAGGGTACGGCAGGCAATTTGTCGGCCCGTTTCGAGCGCGGGTTCCTGATCACGCCATCATCTCTGCCGTATGACAAGATGAAACCCGAAGATCTGGTCGAGATGGATTTCGAGGGCACCTATGTCGGGCGCAGGCCATCGTCGGAATGGCGGTTCCACCGTGATATTCTGCAAAAGCGGGCGGATATCGATGTCGTGCTGCACTGCCACTCGGTCTACGCAACCACGCTTGCCTGTCACCATCGTCAGATTCCGGCGTTTCACTACATGGTGGGTGTGGCTGGGGGTACAACGATCCCTTGCGCACAATATGCAACCTTTGGGACTCAGGATTTGTCTGACGCGGTGCTGACTGCGCTTAAGGACCGAACCGCGTGTCTATTGGCCCAACACGGGCAGATCACGATTGGCAAGACTTTGGACGAAGCTCTTTGGCTGGCGACTGAAGTCGAGACCTTGTCGCGCCTTTACGTGCAGGCGTTGCCGTTGGGGGAACCACCGATATTGTCGGACGATGAAATGTCACGTGTTATCGACCAGATGCAGCGTATGAAGTATGGTTTTGGCCCCGAGTCCGAGGGCAGCAACGATGTTGCGAGGCCACGCATCTAACAACGCCAGAGAAAACAGAAGAGACGGGAACAATGCGATTTTTCTTGGGGGTTGATGTCGGGACCGGCAGTGCGCGCGCAGGAATATTCGATTCAGAAGGTCACCTGCAAGGCTGCGGTGTGTGTGAACTTGCGCTGTTTCAAGAAGGCGCGGATATTGTCGAACAATCCTCGACGCAAGCTTGGTCCGCAGTCTGCAAGGCTGTGCAAGCAGCAGTGGCCCAGAGCAACGTCGACCCGAAGGATGTTGCCGGCATCGGGTTCGATGCCACATGTTCTCTCGTCGTTGTAGGCAAGAACGGGGCACCGTTACCCGTGGGATCCAGCGGGGACGCAGCGCGGGACATCATCGTCTGGATGGATCATCGTGCCATGGCAGAGACGGATGAAATCAACGCAACGAAGCATGCTGTTCTGGCTTATGTGGGCGGAGCTGTTTCACCCGAAATGCAGTTACCGAAGCTTCTTTGGCTCAAACGCCACATGCCCGAAACATTTACTGCTGCCGAGCATTTCTTTGACCTGACGGATTTCCTGACATGGAAGGCCACAGGATCTACGGCGCGGTCAAGTTGCACGGTGACATGCAAATGGACCTACGTCGCGCGAAGCGGCGGTTGGGATGAAAGCTTTTTCAAACAAACAGGTCTAGGCGAACTGGCGGAAGAAGGCTTTCGTCGCATTGGCAATGAAATAACCGACCCGGGGCAGCCTTTGGCGAATGGACTTACTGCCGATGCGGCCAAATCGCTTGGTCTTGTCGCGGGCACCCCTGTTGCCGCCGGGTTGATCGACGCTCATGCTGGCGGTGTCGGAACGGTGGGCGCAAAGGGTCTTGGTCCTGCGAACGAAAACATGGCGTATGTGTTCGGGACATCTTCTTGTACAATGACAACAACCGCCGATCCTACTTTTGTTCCTGGTGTCTGGGGGCCGTACTACTCGGCAATGCTGCCGGGCATGTGGCTGAATGAAGGTGGTCAGTCCGCTGCTGGTGCTGGAATAGAACGGCTGATTGCGATGCACCCCGCAGTCCAGCAAGCGGCAGATCACGCCAAAAATGCGGACCTTTCCGTTCCCAACTGGCTGATGACGAAGGCAACGGAAATGGTCGACAGCTCTGGCCATCTTGTTGACCTCGCCCGTGACCTGCATGTTGTTCCCGAGTTCCTCGGCAACCGCGCACCGTTTGCCGACCCGCGCACACGCGCGGTGATTGCAGGGCTGGACATGGACACATCGCTGGACAGTCTTGTCAGCCTCTATATCGCCGGTCTCTGTGGGTTGGGCTACGGGCTGCGGCAAATCATCGAAACGCAGGCGGAACACAGTGCCAAAATCTCGAACATAGTTGTCTCCGGAGGGGCCAGCCGACAAGAGCCCGTGCGGCAGCTTTTGGCGGATACAACGGGCATCTCAATTTCTGGCCCGGAAACTGAAGAGCCGGTTCTTTTAGGCGCGGCGATCCTTGGGGCCTGCGCAGCCGGACAGCACGGTGCGAGTTTGTCCAAATGTATGTCAGAGATGTCACGCGTTTCTGATGTTTATCGGCCCTCGGGCGGACGGATTTCAGATCTTCATCAAAGACGGTTTCAAACCTATCAAGCCTTTCAAACTGCAGCACGCGCAGCTGCTGCTTCGACGTAGGGTTTGTTTTTGCAATTTTTCCCGTTGGCCAATTGTATTGCCAAGTTCTGACCACTTTACTGATGAAATGGTGCTGAAATCGAAACCGATACCCCGAAACACGGCTGCCAGTTCGCCTTAAGTGACCGGATCAATCATGCGATGTATCGAGCTATAGCTGCCCGGCTCCCATTCCGCCAAATCGCGTTCAGCCACATGGCAAAGACTTCGGCAAATCGCGTTCCGCGCCCAAGGTCGCCGTAATACTGACGCTGTTCGAGCCATGCTTCCGGATCGGCTTTAGAGGCCAAAGCAGCTTTGTGAAGAGTGTCCCATTGCGGATCGTTGGGCTCAATCTCCGAGCCGTCTTCACGAATACCCGCACACATCCGGCACCAGAAAGCTTCGGCAAGTGCAAGCCCGTTTGCGAAAGACCCAGATGCTGTCGCATCGCGCAGCGATGGAAGCAGAAAACCCGGATGCCGAGCCGATCCGTCGAACGCAACCCTGCGCGTCGTGTCATGAACTGCAGTGTTTGCAAACCGTTTTTCAACCAGCTCTAGGTATTCTTTCGGGGTCGTTCCGGGAACGGCTTCGACAAACGGCAAAATATCATCTGCTTGAACTTTCCGAAAAAATGCCAGGATGTCTGGGTCCGACATACAATCAGATATTGTCGAAACATTTAGAATTTCACCGACATTCGCAAGCAGCTGGTGACCACCGTTCAATATGCGCAGTTTCATTGTCTCGTAGCTGTGGACATCGCGGGTTAGCGTTACCCCAACCTTTTCGAGTGGCGGTCGTCCTGCGCAGAAATCATCTTCGACCACCCATTGGCGGAAGTTTTCGTGAGAGACTGGCACGCGGTCGTCGATGCCAAGCGCGCGGCACTGCGATATCACTTGGTCTGTGGTTGCCGGAACGATGCAATCCACCATGGAATTGGGGAACGCGCCGTTTTGGTCAATCCAGTCGGCCAGATCAGTGTCAGACAGGCGCGCCAGCCCGACAACGCATTCTCGCAGGATTGCCCCATTGCCCTGAAGGTTGTCGCAGCTTAACGCGGTGAAAGGTCTGAGGCCTGCGTCGCGGCGTTTTTTCAAGGCCGAAACGATTGCGCCAAAAACCGTACGGGGTCGATCCGGATTTTTTGCATCATGCCGAATATCTTCGTGATCAAGGCCGAGCGTACCGGTGTTGGCGTTCAGAAAATACCCGCCTTCCGTTACCGTCATTGACACGATTTTCGTGGATGGCTCAGCCATGCATTGGATCAAAGTACCATTTCCGGGTTCAATCGGCAGGTAATCAATCATCGAACCGATTACCTCTGCGGTTATCCCGTTGGGATCCAGCTCGATCAACGTTGTCAGGCAGTCCTGTTCCAGCAGGCGTTCTCGCATCTTGGCGTCATAGTTTCGTACACCGGCACCTATGATCGCCCAGCCATATGCCAGACCTTGCTGCATCAGTTGGTGAATGTACCAAGCCTGATGCGCACGATGAAAGTTACCAAGTCCGATGTGAACGATGCCCGGCGCAAGGTCAGCGCGGTCATACGCGGGCGTCCCAACGGTTTCTGGCAGGTCTGACAGGGTGTTGCGCTGTAACCTGACCGG from Ruegeria sp. HKCCD4315 includes the following:
- a CDS encoding class II aldolase/adducin family protein, translated to MTERELRERMVETCLKMNATGINQGTAGNLSARFERGFLITPSSLPYDKMKPEDLVEMDFEGTYVGRRPSSEWRFHRDILQKRADIDVVLHCHSVYATTLACHHRQIPAFHYMVGVAGGTTIPCAQYATFGTQDLSDAVLTALKDRTACLLAQHGQITIGKTLDEALWLATEVETLSRLYVQALPLGEPPILSDDEMSRVIDQMQRMKYGFGPESEGSNDVARPRI
- a CDS encoding mannitol dehydrogenase family protein, yielding MDPLANANLPVRLQRNTLSDLPETVGTPAYDRADLAPGIVHIGLGNFHRAHQAWYIHQLMQQGLAYGWAIIGAGVRNYDAKMRERLLEQDCLTTLIELDPNGITAEVIGSMIDYLPIEPGNGTLIQCMAEPSTKIVSMTVTEGGYFLNANTGTLGLDHEDIRHDAKNPDRPRTVFGAIVSALKKRRDAGLRPFTALSCDNLQGNGAILRECVVGLARLSDTDLADWIDQNGAFPNSMVDCIVPATTDQVISQCRALGIDDRVPVSHENFRQWVVEDDFCAGRPPLEKVGVTLTRDVHSYETMKLRILNGGHQLLANVGEILNVSTISDCMSDPDILAFFRKVQADDILPFVEAVPGTTPKEYLELVEKRFANTAVHDTTRRVAFDGSARHPGFLLPSLRDATASGSFANGLALAEAFWCRMCAGIREDGSEIEPNDPQWDTLHKAALASKADPEAWLEQRQYYGDLGRGTRFAEVFAMWLNAIWRNGSRAAIARYIA
- a CDS encoding FGGY family carbohydrate kinase, with protein sequence MTGKGDIAVLDVGKTNVELWVASEDGTLLENWSTPNTVLDGQIWRFHDLDGIAAWLIGTLSELCQRHPIRTIVPVGHGSGGVLVSSDPDSTGAGCVLPMIDYEQACPPEIDVEYRRKAGTFEDRGSPIMMASTHSARQLLWMERACPTEFGKARYFLNIAQFWGWWLTGVAASEYSAMGAQSHLWNVPRRRWTPIVQDHGWQRMIPEFRAAWEPLGPVRNTLVQRFGLPQNMVVLTGAHDSSANFFRYLAAQIADFTLVSTGTWVVALSREADIASLDQTLGTTINADMDGDPVGGALTMGGREFSAIAGPDPDKQAADRKVLERLISRGTMAIPSFGENEGQFPGSARQGHFVGAPPADELERKALAVLHSALLTVTCSDVLNGGDRLILDGTFLNEPLYAPIVAALRPERRTEASHETHGVVAGALQLACKHSGSSPPPLALDPVTPIVMPGLAEYAKQWRKAANGQGARLND
- a CDS encoding FGGY-family carbohydrate kinase, coding for MRFFLGVDVGTGSARAGIFDSEGHLQGCGVCELALFQEGADIVEQSSTQAWSAVCKAVQAAVAQSNVDPKDVAGIGFDATCSLVVVGKNGAPLPVGSSGDAARDIIVWMDHRAMAETDEINATKHAVLAYVGGAVSPEMQLPKLLWLKRHMPETFTAAEHFFDLTDFLTWKATGSTARSSCTVTCKWTYVARSGGWDESFFKQTGLGELAEEGFRRIGNEITDPGQPLANGLTADAAKSLGLVAGTPVAAGLIDAHAGGVGTVGAKGLGPANENMAYVFGTSSCTMTTTADPTFVPGVWGPYYSAMLPGMWLNEGGQSAAGAGIERLIAMHPAVQQAADHAKNADLSVPNWLMTKATEMVDSSGHLVDLARDLHVVPEFLGNRAPFADPRTRAVIAGLDMDTSLDSLVSLYIAGLCGLGYGLRQIIETQAEHSAKISNIVVSGGASRQEPVRQLLADTTGISISGPETEEPVLLGAAILGACAAGQHGASLSKCMSEMSRVSDVYRPSGGRISDLHQRRFQTYQAFQTAARAAAAST